From a region of the Arvicanthis niloticus isolate mArvNil1 chromosome 6, mArvNil1.pat.X, whole genome shotgun sequence genome:
- the LOC117711323 gene encoding keratin-associated protein 2-1, translating into MTGSCCGSFSSQSCGGCCQPCCCRDPCCCRPVSCQTTVCRPVTCVPHFTRPICEPCRRPICCDPCSLQQGCCRPITCCPTSCTAVVCRPCCWASTCCQPISVQAPCCRPPCCQPAPCRTTCRTSPCNTCC; encoded by the coding sequence ATGACAGGCTCCTGCTGTGGATCCTTCTCCTCCCAGAGCTGTGGAGGctgctgccagccctgctgctgCAGGGACCCCTGCTGCTGCCGCCCAGTGTCCTGCCAGACCACAGTGTGTCGCCCTGTGACCTGTGTGCCCCACTTCACTAGGCCCATCTGTGAGCCCTGCCGCCGCCCCATCTGCTGTGACCCCTGCAGCCTGCAGCAGGGCTGCTGTCGCCCCATCACCTGCTGCCCCACCTCTTGCACAGCTGTGGTCTGCAGGCCCTGCTGCTGGGCCTCCACCTGCTGCCAGCCCATCTCAGTGCAGGCTCCCTGCTGCAGGCCCCCCTGCTGCCAGCCTGCTCCCTGTAGGACCACCTGCAGGACCTCCCCCTGCAACACCTGCTGCTGA
- the LOC117711855 gene encoding uncharacterized protein LOC117711855 isoform X2 has protein sequence MVSSCCGFVCSEEGCGQGCCQPSCCQTTCCRTTCCRPSCCVSSCCRPQCCQSVCCQPSCCISSCCQPSCCQTTCCRTTCCRPSCCVSSCCRPQCCQSVCCQPTCCRPSCCVSSCCRPSCCVSSCCRPSCCRPQCCQSVCCQPTCCRPSCCRPSCCISSCCQPSCGGSSCCRPCCRPCCCLRPVCGQVGCQTTCYRPTCVISTCPRPMCCAIPCC, from the exons ATGGTCAGCTCCTGTTGCGGCTTTGTCTGCTCTGAGGAGGGCTGTGGCCAAGgctgctgccagcccagctgctgcCAGACTACCTGCTGTAGGACCACCTGCTGcaggcccagctgctgtgtgtccagctgCTGCAGGCCCCAGTGCTGCCAGTCTGTGtgctgccagcccagctgctgcATCTCCA gctgctgccagcccagctgctgcCAGACTACCTGCTGTAGGACCACCTGCTGcaggcccagctgctgtgtgtccagctgCTGCAGGCCCCAGTGCTGCCAATCTGTGTGCTGCCAGCCCACCTGTTGCCGCcccagctgctgtgtgtccagctgCTGCCGCCCCAGCTGCTGTGTGTCTAGCTGCTGCAGGCCCAGCTGCTGCAGACCCCAGTGCTGTCAGTCTGTGTGCTGTCAGCCTACCTGCTGCAGGCCCAGCTGCTGCCGGCCCAGCTGCTGCATCTCCAGCTGCTGCCAACCCTCCTGTGGTGGTTCCAGCTGCTGCCGCCCCTGCTGCCGTCCCTGCTGCTGTCTGAGACCAGTCTGTGGTCAGGTCGGTTGCCAAACCACTTGCTACCGCCCTACCTGTGTCATCTCCACCTGCCCCCGCCCCATGTGCTGTGCCATCCCCTGCTGCTGA
- the LOC117709863 gene encoding keratin-associated protein 2-1, whose amino-acid sequence MTGSCCGSFSSQSCGGCCQPCCCRDPCCCRPVSCQTTVCRPVTCVPHFTRPICEPCRRPICCDPCSLQQGCCRPITCCPTSCTAVVCRPCCWASTCCQPISVQAPCCRPPCCQPAPCRTTCRTSPCNTCC is encoded by the coding sequence ATGACAGGCTCCTGCTGTGGATCCTTCTCCTCCCAGAGCTGTGGAGGCTGTTGCCAGCCCTGCTGCTGCAGGGACCCCTGCTGCTGCCGCCCAGTGTCCTGCCAGACCACAGTGTGTCGCCCTGTGACCTGCGTGCCCCACTTCACTAGGCCCATCTGTGAGCCCTGCCGCCGCCCCATCTGCTGTGACCCCTGCAGCCTGCAGCAGGGCTGCTGTCGCCCCATCACCTGCTGCCCCACCTCTTGCACAGCTGTGGTCTGCAGACCCTGCTGCTGGGCCTCCACCTGCTGCCAGCCCATCTCAGTGCAGGCTCCCTGCTGCAGGCCCCCCTGCTGCCAGCCTGCTCCCTGTAGGACCACCTGCAGGACCTCCCCCTGCAACACCTGCTGCTGA
- the LOC117711855 gene encoding uncharacterized protein LOC117711855 isoform X5, translating into MVSSCCGFVCSEEGCGQGCCQPSCCQTTCCRTTCCRPSCCVSSCCRPQCCQSVCCQPSCCISSCCQPSCGGPSSCGSSCCRPCCRPCCRTCCCLRPVCGKVYCQTTCYRPTCVISTCPRPMCCAIPCC; encoded by the coding sequence ATGGTCAGCTCCTGTTGCGGCTTTGTCTGCTCTGAGGAGGGCTGTGGCCAAGgctgctgccagcccagctgctgcCAGACTACCTGCTGTAGGACCACCTGCTGcaggcccagctgctgtgtgtccagctgCTGCAGGCCCCAGTGCTGCCAGTCTGTGtgctgccagcccagctgctgcATCTCCAGCTGCTGTCAACCCTCCTGTGGTGGGCCCAGCTCTTGTGGCTCCAGCTGCTGCCGTCCCTGCTGCCGTCCCTGCTGTCGCACCTGCTGTTGTTTGAGACCAGTCTGTGGCAAGGTCTACTGCCAAACCACTTGCTACCGCCCCACCTGTGTCATCTCCACCTGCCCCCGCCCCATGTGCTGTGCCATTCCTTGCTGCTAA
- the LOC117712007 gene encoding keratin-associated protein 2-1-like: MTGSCCGSFSSQSCGGCCQPCCCRDPCCCRPVSCQTTVCRPVTCVPHFTRPICEPCRRPICCDPCSLQQGCCRPITCCPTSCTAVVCRPCCWTSTCCQPISVQAPCCRPPCCQPAPCRTTCRTSPCNTCC, encoded by the coding sequence ATGACAGGCTCCTGCTGTGGATCCTTCTCCTCCCAGAGCTGTGGAGGctgctgccagccctgctgctgCAGGGACCCCTGCTGCTGCCGCCCAGTGTCCTGCCAGACCACAGTGTGTCGCCCTGTGACCTGCGTGCCCCACTTCACTAGGCCCATCTGTGAGCCCTGCCGCCGCCCCATCTGCTGTGACCCCTGCAGCCTGCAGCAGGGCTGCTGTCGCCCCATCACCTGCTGCCCCACCTCTTGCACAGCTGTGGTCTGCAGGCCCTGCTGCTGGACCTCCACCTGCTGCCAGCCCATCTCAGTGCAGGCTCCCTGCTGCAGGCCTCCCTGCTGCCAGCCTGCTCCCTGTAGGACCACCTGCAGGACCTCCCCCTGCAACACCTGCTGCTGA
- the LOC117712086 gene encoding keratin-associated protein 2-1: MTGSCCGSFSSQSCGGCCQPCCCRDPCCCRPVSCQTTVCRPVTCVPHFTRPICEPCRRPICCDPCSLQQGCCRPITCCPTSCTAVVCRPCCWASTCCQPISVQAPCCRPPCCQPAPCRTTCRTSPCNTCC; this comes from the coding sequence ATGACAGGCTCCTGCTGTGGATCCTTCTCCTCCCAGAGCTGTGGAGGCTGTTGCCAGCCCTGCTGCTGCAGGGACCCCTGCTGCTGCCGCCCAGTGTCCTGCCAGACCACAGTGTGTCGCCCTGTGACCTGCGTGCCCCACTTCACTAGGCCCATCTGTGAGCCCTGCCGCCGCCCCATCTGCTGTGACCCCTGCAGCCTGCAGCAGGGCTGCTGTCGCCCTATCACCTGCTGCCCCACCTCTTGCACAGCTGTGGTCTGCAGGCCCTGCTGCTGGGCCTCCACCTGCTGCCAGCCCATCTCAGTGCAGGCTCCCTGCTGCAGGCCCCCCTGCTGCCAGCCTGCTCCCTGTAGGACCACCTGCAGGACCTCCCCCTGCAACACCTGCTGCTGA
- the LOC117711855 gene encoding uncharacterized protein LOC117711855 isoform X1, translating to MVSSCCGFVCSEEGCGQGCCQPSCCQTTCCRTTCCRPSCCVSSCCRPQCCQSVCCQPSCCISSCCCCQPSCCQTTCCRTTCCRPSCCVSSCCRPQCCQSVCCQPTCCRPSCCVSSCCRPSCCVSSCCRPSCCRPQCCQSVCCQPTCCRPSCCRPSCCISSCCQPSCGGSSCCRPCCRPCCCLRPVCGQVGCQTTCYRPTCVISTCPRPMCCAIPCC from the exons ATGGTCAGCTCCTGTTGCGGCTTTGTCTGCTCTGAGGAGGGCTGTGGCCAAGgctgctgccagcccagctgctgcCAGACTACCTGCTGTAGGACCACCTGCTGcaggcccagctgctgtgtgtccagctgCTGCAGGCCCCAGTGCTGCCAGTCTGTGtgctgccagcccagctgctgcATCTCCAGCTGCT gctgctgccagcccagctgctgcCAGACTACCTGCTGTAGGACCACCTGCTGcaggcccagctgctgtgtgtccagctgCTGCAGGCCCCAGTGCTGCCAATCTGTGTGCTGCCAGCCCACCTGTTGCCGCcccagctgctgtgtgtccagctgCTGCCGCCCCAGCTGCTGTGTGTCTAGCTGCTGCAGGCCCAGCTGCTGCAGACCCCAGTGCTGTCAGTCTGTGTGCTGTCAGCCTACCTGCTGCAGGCCCAGCTGCTGCCGGCCCAGCTGCTGCATCTCCAGCTGCTGCCAACCCTCCTGTGGTGGTTCCAGCTGCTGCCGCCCCTGCTGCCGTCCCTGCTGCTGTCTGAGACCAGTCTGTGGTCAGGTCGGTTGCCAAACCACTTGCTACCGCCCTACCTGTGTCATCTCCACCTGCCCCCGCCCCATGTGCTGTGCCATCCCCTGCTGCTGA
- the LOC117711855 gene encoding uncharacterized protein LOC117711855 isoform X4, whose translation MVSSCCGFVCSEEGCGQGCCQPSCCQTTCCRTTCCRPSCCVSSCCRPQCCQSVCCQPSCCQPSCCQTTCCRTTCCRPSCCVSSCCRPQCCQSVCCQPTCCRPSCCVSSCCRPSCCVSSCCRPSCCRPQCCQSVCCQPTCCRPSCCRPSCCISSCCQPSCGGSSCCRPCCRPCCCLRPVCGQVGCQTTCYRPTCVISTCPRPMCCAIPCC comes from the exons ATGGTCAGCTCCTGTTGCGGCTTTGTCTGCTCTGAGGAGGGCTGTGGCCAAGgctgctgccagcccagctgctgcCAGACTACCTGCTGTAGGACCACCTGCTGcaggcccagctgctgtgtgtccagctgCTGCAGGCCCCAGTGCTGCCAGTCTGTGtgctgccagccca gctgctgccagcccagctgctgcCAGACTACCTGCTGTAGGACCACCTGCTGcaggcccagctgctgtgtgtccagctgCTGCAGGCCCCAGTGCTGCCAATCTGTGTGCTGCCAGCCCACCTGTTGCCGCcccagctgctgtgtgtccagctgCTGCCGCCCCAGCTGCTGTGTGTCTAGCTGCTGCAGGCCCAGCTGCTGCAGACCCCAGTGCTGTCAGTCTGTGTGCTGTCAGCCTACCTGCTGCAGGCCCAGCTGCTGCCGGCCCAGCTGCTGCATCTCCAGCTGCTGCCAACCCTCCTGTGGTGGTTCCAGCTGCTGCCGCCCCTGCTGCCGTCCCTGCTGCTGTCTGAGACCAGTCTGTGGTCAGGTCGGTTGCCAAACCACTTGCTACCGCCCTACCTGTGTCATCTCCACCTGCCCCCGCCCCATGTGCTGTGCCATCCCCTGCTGCTGA